One region of Skermanella mucosa genomic DNA includes:
- a CDS encoding NADP-dependent malic enzyme, translating to MSEQDKRVTEEEALLLHSSGRPGKLEIAPTKPLTTQRDLSLAYSPGVAVPCLRIQEDPSTAYDYTAKGNIVAVISNGTAVLGLGDLGALASKPVMEGKAVLFKRFADVDGIDLEVDTSDVDEFVNCVRFLGPSFGGINLEDIKAPDCFIIEQRLRELLDIPVFHDDQHGTAIIAAAGLINALHLTGRRIEDIKMVINGAGAAAIACVELFKSMGLPHDSAILCDTKGVIYQGRTNSMNQWKSAHAVKTEARTLAEALEGADVFLGLSAKGAVTQDMVRSMAAKPLIFALANPDPEITPEEVRAVRSDAIIATGRSDYPNQINNVLGFPYIFRGALDVRASTINDAMKIAAARAIAALAREDVPDEVDAAYSGRRLRYGPEYIIPVPFDPRLIVTIPPAVAQAAMESGVARKPIIDMTGYRNGLRTRLDPTADSLQLIFEKVKANPRRVVFAEGEEERAIRAALAYRAAGYGTPILIGREEVIRDQLVTLGLSPEQTGLEIHNARLSDANRRYSDYLYRRLQRRGTLLRDCQRMVNQDRNVFAALMVAQGDADAMVTGLTRSFATCYKDITLVIDPRAGQRVFGVSVVVTRKRTVFIADTTVNELPTTEELAEIAIQTAAKARQMGHEPRVAFLSFSNFGQYMRGRAEHVRDAVAMLDQRRIDFEYDGEMSADVALDHDLMKRLYPFCRLSGPANVLVMPALHAANIGAKLLQKMGGGQLIGPLLIGLDKPAQVVQMGASVSDIVNAAALAAHDSLQW from the coding sequence ATGTCCGAACAAGACAAGCGCGTGACCGAGGAAGAAGCCCTCCTGCTTCATTCCAGCGGCCGCCCCGGCAAGCTCGAGATCGCCCCGACCAAGCCGCTGACCACCCAGCGCGACCTGTCGCTCGCATATTCCCCCGGCGTCGCCGTGCCGTGCCTGCGCATCCAGGAAGATCCCTCGACCGCCTACGACTACACGGCCAAGGGCAACATCGTCGCGGTGATCTCCAACGGCACCGCGGTGTTGGGCCTGGGCGACCTGGGCGCCCTGGCGTCCAAGCCGGTGATGGAGGGCAAGGCCGTCCTGTTCAAGCGGTTCGCCGACGTCGACGGCATCGACCTGGAGGTGGACACCTCCGACGTGGACGAGTTCGTCAACTGCGTGCGCTTCCTGGGGCCGTCGTTCGGCGGCATCAACCTGGAGGACATCAAGGCGCCGGACTGCTTCATCATCGAGCAGCGCCTGCGCGAGCTGCTGGACATCCCGGTCTTCCACGACGACCAGCACGGCACCGCGATCATCGCCGCCGCCGGCCTGATCAACGCGCTGCACCTGACCGGCCGCCGGATCGAAGACATCAAGATGGTGATCAACGGCGCCGGCGCCGCCGCGATCGCCTGCGTCGAGCTGTTCAAGTCCATGGGCCTGCCCCATGACAGCGCGATCCTGTGCGACACCAAGGGCGTGATCTACCAGGGCCGCACCAACAGCATGAACCAGTGGAAGTCGGCGCATGCGGTCAAGACCGAGGCGCGGACCCTGGCCGAGGCGCTGGAAGGCGCCGACGTGTTCCTGGGGCTGTCGGCCAAGGGCGCCGTCACCCAGGACATGGTCAGGTCCATGGCCGCCAAGCCGCTGATCTTCGCGCTGGCCAACCCCGACCCGGAGATCACCCCGGAGGAGGTGCGCGCCGTCCGATCCGACGCGATCATCGCGACCGGCCGGTCCGACTACCCCAACCAGATCAACAACGTCCTGGGCTTCCCCTACATCTTCCGCGGCGCCCTCGACGTGCGCGCCTCCACCATCAACGACGCGATGAAGATCGCCGCCGCCCGCGCCATCGCGGCGCTCGCGCGCGAGGACGTGCCGGACGAGGTGGACGCGGCCTATTCCGGCCGCCGGCTGCGCTACGGCCCGGAATACATCATCCCGGTGCCGTTCGACCCGCGCCTGATCGTGACGATCCCGCCGGCGGTGGCCCAGGCCGCCATGGAGAGCGGCGTCGCGCGCAAGCCGATCATCGACATGACCGGCTACCGCAACGGGCTGCGCACCCGGCTCGACCCGACCGCCGACAGCCTCCAGCTGATCTTCGAGAAGGTCAAGGCGAACCCCCGGCGCGTCGTCTTCGCCGAGGGCGAGGAGGAGCGGGCGATCCGCGCCGCCCTGGCCTACCGTGCCGCCGGCTACGGCACGCCGATCCTGATCGGCCGCGAGGAGGTCATCCGCGACCAGCTCGTGACGCTGGGCCTGTCGCCGGAGCAGACCGGGCTGGAGATCCACAACGCCCGCCTGTCCGATGCCAACCGGCGCTACTCCGACTATCTCTACCGCCGGCTCCAGCGCCGGGGCACGCTGCTCCGCGACTGCCAGCGGATGGTCAACCAGGACCGCAACGTCTTCGCGGCGCTGATGGTGGCCCAGGGCGACGCCGACGCCATGGTGACCGGCCTGACCCGAAGCTTCGCCACCTGCTACAAGGATATCACCCTGGTGATCGACCCCCGCGCCGGCCAGCGGGTGTTCGGCGTTTCGGTGGTGGTGACCCGGAAGCGCACCGTCTTCATCGCCGACACCACGGTGAACGAGCTGCCGACTACCGAGGAGCTGGCGGAGATCGCGATCCAGACGGCCGCCAAGGCGCGCCAGATGGGCCACGAGCCCCGAGTCGCCTTCCTGTCCTTCTCCAATTTCGGCCAGTACATGCGCGGGCGTGCCGAGCATGTGCGGGACGCGGTGGCGATGCTCGACCAGCGGCGGATCGACTTCGAGTATGACGGCGAGATGTCGGCCGACGTGGCGCTCGACCACGACCTGATGAAGCGGCTCTATCCGTTCTGCCGCCTGTCGGGTCCGGCCAACGTGCTGGTCATGCCGGCGCTTCACGCGGCCAACATCGGCGCCAAGCTGCTGCAGAAGATGGGCGGCGGCCAGCTGATCGGCCCCCTGCTGATCGGCCTGGACAAGCCGGCCCAGGTCGTCCAGATGGGCGCGTCCGTGTCGGACATCGTCAACGCGGCGGCCCTGGCGGCGCACGACTCGCTGCAGTGGTGA
- a CDS encoding ATP-binding protein yields the protein MPSPVVPTTIPLLLGGPLVLALGVVLLGLAAVGAVTWGAAGVGFLSAVAAAALATRVYRRDAADVATYLQSLGDAGGVVPMPEALSPTARLLAASASRTHGEWLERGERLRAGLEATEQILEALHDPLILIASDRRVTLANMAARGLFGDRMADRDLAATLRNPHLLGAVDAVLAGGASRMVEFSLPVPVERVFEARVKPFRRDGSTIIILTLHDITAIKRSEQMRADFVANASHELRTPLATLLGFIETLRGPARDDAEARDRFLGIMHDQSGRMSRLVNDLLSLSRIELDEHTAPTGRADLGRIARGAVAALELKAAARRIRLHLDLPDRLPPVTGDEDQLAQVLQNLIDNAVKYTRDGTEVRIALALVEPGGGGPASAVVPLPAGGRRAAPMVSASVSDCGEGIARMHLPRLTERFYRVDPARSRQLGGTGLGLAIVKHIVNRHRGRLTIESDVGKGSTFTVFLPVAAEEKAADTRRAGGSAA from the coding sequence ATGCCCTCACCGGTAGTTCCGACGACGATACCGCTTCTTCTCGGCGGGCCTCTGGTGCTGGCGCTCGGGGTCGTCCTGCTGGGGCTCGCCGCCGTGGGCGCGGTCACCTGGGGCGCCGCCGGGGTGGGGTTCCTGTCCGCGGTCGCGGCGGCGGCGCTGGCGACGCGCGTCTACCGGCGCGATGCCGCCGACGTCGCCACGTATCTCCAGTCCCTCGGCGACGCCGGGGGCGTCGTCCCCATGCCCGAAGCCCTCTCGCCGACGGCCCGCCTGCTTGCGGCGTCGGCCTCCAGGACCCACGGCGAGTGGCTGGAGCGCGGCGAACGGCTGCGCGCCGGGCTGGAAGCCACCGAGCAGATCCTGGAAGCGCTCCATGACCCGCTGATCCTGATCGCGTCGGACCGTCGGGTGACGCTGGCCAACATGGCGGCGCGGGGGCTGTTCGGCGACCGCATGGCCGACCGCGACCTCGCGGCGACGCTCCGCAACCCGCACCTGCTGGGCGCGGTCGACGCCGTGCTGGCCGGCGGCGCCTCGCGCATGGTCGAGTTCAGCCTGCCGGTCCCGGTGGAGCGGGTCTTCGAGGCGCGGGTCAAGCCGTTCCGCCGCGACGGGTCCACCATCATCATCCTGACCCTGCACGACATCACCGCGATCAAGCGGTCCGAGCAGATGCGCGCCGACTTCGTCGCCAACGCCAGCCACGAGCTGCGCACGCCGCTCGCCACCCTTCTGGGCTTCATCGAGACCCTGCGCGGCCCGGCGCGCGACGACGCCGAGGCGCGCGACCGCTTCCTGGGCATCATGCACGACCAGTCCGGCCGCATGTCGCGGCTGGTCAACGACCTGCTCTCCCTGTCCAGGATCGAGCTGGACGAGCATACGGCGCCCACCGGCCGGGCCGACCTGGGGCGCATCGCCCGCGGCGCCGTCGCCGCGCTGGAGCTGAAGGCCGCCGCGCGCCGGATCCGCCTGCACCTGGACCTGCCGGACCGGCTGCCCCCGGTCACCGGCGACGAGGACCAGCTCGCCCAGGTCCTGCAGAACCTGATCGACAACGCGGTCAAGTACACCCGCGACGGCACCGAGGTGCGGATCGCCCTGGCGCTGGTCGAGCCCGGCGGGGGCGGCCCGGCGAGCGCCGTGGTGCCGCTCCCCGCCGGGGGCCGGCGCGCGGCGCCCATGGTCTCGGCCTCCGTGTCCGATTGCGGCGAGGGCATCGCCCGCATGCACCTGCCGCGCCTGACCGAACGGTTCTACCGGGTGGACCCCGCGCGCAGCCGGCAGCTCGGCGGCACCGGCCTCGGCCTCGCGATCGTCAAGCACATCGTCAACCGCCATCGCGGTCGCCTGACGATCGAGAGCGACGTCGGAAAAGGCAGCACCTTCACGGTTTTCCTCCCTGTCGCGGCCGAGGAAAAGGCCGCCGATACCCGCAGGGCAGGCGGCTCCGCGGCATAG
- a CDS encoding PstS family phosphate ABC transporter substrate-binding protein, with protein sequence MINKKLAVAALAALASTVALTGGAQAQGRDQIRVVGSSTVFPFTSAVAETFGRTGKFKTPVVESTGTGGGIKQFCAGVGVQHPDLTNASRRIKKSELESCAANGVTTVSELEVGFDGIVFANSKAATNTDYTIKQIWQALAKQVVVNGQVVPNPYKTWNQIDPSLPNKEIEVLGPPPTSGTRDAFVELVMDVGCAQFPEVKALPADQQKAVCNQIREDGAYVEAGENDNLIVQKLVANKDAYGIFGYSFLDQNMDKLQGARINGVAPELDNIADAKYPVARSMYVYVKNQHVDVIPGIREFLAEYTSEKAFGEDGYLEAKGLIPLPKAKREKVRTDILNLTPVTM encoded by the coding sequence GTGATCAACAAGAAGCTCGCCGTGGCGGCGCTCGCCGCCCTCGCTTCGACCGTCGCGCTGACGGGTGGCGCCCAGGCCCAGGGCCGCGACCAGATCCGCGTCGTCGGCTCGTCCACGGTGTTCCCCTTCACCAGCGCGGTCGCGGAGACCTTCGGTCGGACCGGCAAGTTCAAGACCCCGGTCGTCGAGTCCACCGGCACCGGCGGCGGCATCAAGCAGTTCTGCGCCGGCGTGGGCGTCCAGCATCCGGACCTGACCAACGCGTCGCGCCGCATCAAGAAGTCCGAACTGGAGAGCTGCGCCGCCAACGGCGTCACCACCGTCAGCGAGCTGGAAGTGGGCTTCGACGGCATCGTCTTCGCGAACTCCAAGGCCGCGACGAACACCGACTACACCATCAAGCAGATCTGGCAGGCGCTCGCCAAGCAGGTCGTCGTGAACGGCCAGGTCGTCCCGAACCCCTACAAGACCTGGAACCAGATCGACCCGTCCCTGCCCAACAAGGAGATCGAGGTGCTCGGCCCGCCCCCGACCTCGGGCACCCGCGACGCCTTCGTCGAGCTGGTGATGGATGTCGGCTGCGCCCAGTTCCCGGAAGTGAAGGCCCTGCCGGCCGACCAGCAGAAGGCGGTCTGCAACCAGATCCGCGAGGACGGCGCCTATGTGGAAGCCGGCGAGAACGACAACCTGATCGTCCAGAAGCTGGTCGCCAACAAGGACGCGTACGGCATCTTCGGCTACAGCTTCCTCGACCAGAACATGGACAAGCTGCAGGGCGCCAGGATCAACGGCGTGGCACCTGAGCTGGACAACATCGCGGACGCCAAGTACCCGGTCGCCCGTTCCATGTACGTGTATGTCAAGAACCAGCACGTGGACGTCATCCCCGGCATCCGCGAGTTCCTGGCCGAGTACACCAGCGAGAAGGCGTTCGGCGAGGACGGCTACCTGGAGGCCAAGGGCCTGATCCCGCTGCCCAAGGCCAAGCGCGAGAAGGTCCGGACCGACATCCTGAACCTGACCCCGGTCACGATGTAA
- the pstC gene encoding phosphate ABC transporter permease subunit PstC, which yields MSVSLFLAVLAVLAFVGFQLGKSRAVVTAGGRLSTLHSVPSYYGLYVAMWVGLPALMLFALWTGLEGSIVDGMVRSSLPAALAGLSPQEINLIMVDIHNLAYGNITSRVPDPALLAAAEHYKSLRGIGNGALAVVMLAIACAGLYYARQRIEPGLRARNQVEKVVNIFLILCSLVAILTTVGIVLSLLFEAIRFFTKVPPTEFLFGLHWSPQTAIRADQVASDGSFGAVPLFTGTLLIASIAMVVAVPLGLMSAIYMSEYAPAKVRGTVKPVLEILAGIPTVVYGFFAALTMAPFVRDVGQSLGLGVSSESALAAGVVMGVMIIPFVSSLSDDIINAVPQSLRDGSYGLGATKSETIRQVVLPAALPGIVGGVLLAVSRAIGETMIVVMAAGLAANLSANPLDAVSTVTVQIATLLVGDQEFDSAKTLSAFGLGLVLFTVTLGLNIIALRVVQKYREKYD from the coding sequence ATGTCAGTATCACTCTTCCTAGCGGTTCTCGCCGTGCTGGCGTTTGTGGGATTCCAGCTCGGCAAGTCCCGGGCGGTGGTCACGGCCGGCGGCAGGCTCTCCACGCTGCACTCCGTGCCGTCCTACTACGGCCTCTACGTCGCCATGTGGGTCGGCCTTCCCGCCCTCATGCTGTTCGCCCTCTGGACCGGCCTCGAAGGGTCGATCGTGGACGGCATGGTCCGCTCCAGCCTGCCGGCCGCCTTGGCGGGATTGTCGCCCCAGGAAATCAACCTGATCATGGTCGACATCCACAACCTGGCCTACGGCAACATCACCAGCCGCGTGCCCGACCCGGCCCTGCTGGCGGCGGCGGAGCACTACAAGAGCCTCCGGGGGATCGGCAACGGCGCCCTCGCGGTCGTCATGCTCGCCATCGCCTGCGCCGGCCTCTACTATGCCCGGCAGCGGATCGAGCCCGGCCTGCGCGCCCGCAACCAGGTCGAGAAGGTCGTCAATATCTTCCTGATCCTGTGCTCGCTGGTGGCGATCCTGACCACGGTCGGCATCGTCCTGTCGCTGCTGTTCGAGGCGATCCGGTTCTTCACCAAGGTGCCCCCGACCGAGTTCCTGTTCGGCCTCCATTGGAGCCCGCAGACCGCGATCCGCGCCGACCAGGTGGCGTCCGACGGGTCGTTCGGCGCCGTGCCGCTGTTCACCGGCACCCTGCTGATCGCCTCGATCGCCATGGTGGTCGCGGTGCCGTTGGGCCTGATGAGCGCCATCTACATGTCGGAATACGCGCCGGCCAAGGTGCGCGGCACGGTCAAGCCCGTCCTGGAGATCCTGGCCGGCATCCCGACGGTGGTCTACGGTTTCTTCGCCGCCCTGACCATGGCGCCCTTCGTGCGCGACGTGGGCCAGAGCCTCGGGCTCGGCGTCAGCTCGGAGTCGGCGCTCGCCGCCGGCGTCGTGATGGGCGTCATGATCATCCCCTTCGTCAGCTCGCTGTCGGACGACATCATCAACGCGGTGCCCCAGTCGCTCCGCGACGGCTCCTACGGCCTCGGCGCCACCAAGTCGGAGACGATCCGGCAGGTGGTGCTTCCGGCGGCGCTGCCCGGCATCGTCGGCGGCGTCCTGCTGGCGGTCAGCCGCGCGATCGGCGAGACCATGATCGTCGTGATGGCCGCCGGCCTCGCCGCCAACCTGTCGGCCAACCCGCTGGACGCGGTCAGCACCGTCACCGTCCAGATCGCCACCCTGCTGGTCGGCGACCAGGAGTTCGACAGCGCCAAGACCCTTTCGGCCTTCGGCCTCGGCCTCGTGCTGTTCACCGTCACCCTCGGCCTGAACATCATCGCCCTCCGGGTGGTGCAGAAGTATCGGGAAAAATATGACTGA
- the pstA gene encoding phosphate ABC transporter permease PstA produces the protein MTDIISSPRAAAPYQTDDFAARLKKRYAAERRFKMYGMAAIGVALAMLAVLLASIVAQGYTAFAQHDLALEIHFDPAEIDPQGTRDPNTLSNANYAALARNALLAVFPEVESRTDRRRLTAMISNGAAFELRQMVMDDPSLIGTRRTVNLALASDYDQLLKGNIDRRVPETDRKVTDQQIAWIDKLVANGNIVNGFNWRLFLNGDSRDPELAGLKAGLVGSLLTLMVTLGLAIPIGISAAVYLEEFAPKNKLTDLIEVNINNLAAVPSIVFGLLGLAVFLNVFNMPRSAPVVGGIVLALMTLPTIIIAGRAALKAVPPSIREAALGVGASPLQVVTHHVLPLAMPGILTGVIIGMAHALGETAPLLMIGMIAFIVDTPSGFGDAATVLPVQIFMWADSPERGFVERTSAAIMVLLAFLIAMNAIAVVLRKQFERRW, from the coding sequence ATGACTGACATCATCAGCTCACCCCGGGCGGCCGCGCCGTATCAGACCGACGACTTCGCCGCCCGCCTGAAGAAGCGCTACGCCGCCGAGCGGCGCTTCAAGATGTACGGCATGGCCGCGATCGGCGTGGCGCTGGCCATGCTGGCGGTCCTGCTCGCCAGCATCGTGGCCCAGGGCTACACCGCCTTCGCCCAGCACGACCTGGCGCTGGAGATCCATTTCGACCCGGCCGAGATCGATCCGCAGGGCACCCGCGACCCGAACACCCTGTCCAACGCCAACTACGCGGCCCTGGCGCGCAACGCGCTGCTGGCGGTCTTCCCCGAGGTGGAGTCCAGGACCGACCGGCGCCGGCTGACCGCCATGATCAGCAACGGCGCCGCGTTCGAGCTGCGGCAGATGGTCATGGACGACCCGTCCCTGATCGGGACCCGCAGGACCGTGAACCTGGCCCTGGCGAGCGACTACGACCAGCTCCTCAAGGGCAACATCGACCGTCGCGTGCCGGAGACCGACCGCAAGGTCACCGACCAGCAGATCGCCTGGATCGACAAGCTGGTCGCCAACGGCAACATCGTGAACGGCTTCAACTGGCGGCTCTTCCTCAACGGCGACAGCCGCGACCCGGAACTGGCGGGCCTGAAGGCGGGATTGGTCGGCTCGCTGCTGACGCTGATGGTGACGCTCGGCCTCGCGATCCCGATCGGCATCTCCGCCGCGGTCTACCTGGAGGAGTTCGCGCCGAAGAACAAGCTGACCGACCTGATCGAGGTCAACATCAACAACCTCGCGGCGGTGCCCTCGATCGTGTTCGGCCTGCTCGGCCTCGCGGTGTTCCTCAACGTCTTCAACATGCCCCGGTCGGCCCCGGTGGTCGGCGGCATCGTGCTGGCGCTGATGACGCTGCCGACCATCATCATCGCCGGCCGCGCGGCGCTGAAGGCGGTCCCGCCGTCGATCCGGGAGGCGGCGCTGGGCGTCGGCGCCTCGCCGCTCCAGGTGGTGACCCACCACGTGCTGCCGCTCGCGATGCCCGGCATCCTGACCGGCGTCATCATCGGCATGGCCCACGCGCTCGGCGAGACGGCGCCCCTCCTGATGATCGGCATGATCGCCTTCATCGTGGACACCCCCTCGGGTTTCGGCGACGCCGCGACGGTGCTGCCGGTGCAGATCTTCATGTGGGCCGACAGCCCGGAGCGCGGCTTCGTCGAGCGCACCTCGGCCGCGATCATGGTCCTCCTGGCCTTCCTGATCGCGATGAACGCGATCGCCGTCGTCCTGCGCAAGCAATTTGAAAGGCGTTGGTAA
- the pstB gene encoding phosphate ABC transporter ATP-binding protein PstB — MLAGVANKMDAKQVKVYYGAKQALKGIDLAIPERQVTALIGPSGCGKSTFLRCLNRMNDTIGIARIEGLITLDGQDIYDKAIDPVQLRARVGMVFQKPNPFPKSIYDNIVYGPRIHGLASRREEMDEIVAKSLQRAGLWNEVKDRLKEPGTGLSGGQQQRLCIARAIAVSPEVILMDEPCSALDPIATAHVEELIDELRENYTIVIVTHNMQQAARVSQRTAFFHLGDMVEVGDTEEIFTNPRDERTQGYITGRYG; from the coding sequence ATGCTGGCAGGCGTCGCGAACAAGATGGATGCCAAGCAGGTCAAGGTGTACTACGGCGCCAAGCAGGCGCTGAAGGGCATCGACCTGGCGATCCCGGAACGGCAGGTCACCGCGCTGATCGGCCCGTCGGGCTGCGGCAAGTCCACGTTCCTGCGCTGCCTCAACCGCATGAACGACACGATCGGCATCGCCCGCATCGAGGGCCTGATCACGCTGGACGGCCAGGACATCTACGACAAGGCGATCGATCCGGTCCAGCTCCGCGCCCGGGTCGGCATGGTGTTCCAGAAGCCGAACCCGTTCCCCAAGTCGATCTACGACAACATCGTCTATGGTCCGCGCATCCACGGCCTTGCCAGCCGGCGGGAGGAGATGGACGAGATCGTCGCCAAGAGCCTGCAGCGCGCAGGATTGTGGAACGAGGTGAAGGACCGCCTGAAGGAGCCGGGCACCGGCCTGTCCGGCGGCCAGCAGCAGCGCCTCTGCATCGCCCGCGCCATCGCGGTCAGCCCCGAGGTGATCCTGATGGACGAGCCATGCTCGGCCCTCGACCCGATCGCGACCGCCCATGTGGAGGAGCTGATCGACGAGCTGCGGGAGAACTACACCATCGTGATCGTCACCCACAACATGCAGCAGGCGGCCCGCGTGTCCCAGCGCACCGCCTTCTTCCACCTGGGCGACATGGTGGAGGTGGGCGACACCGAGGAGATCTTCACCAATCCCCGCGACGAGCGGACCCAGGGCTACATCACCGGCCGCTACGGCTGA
- the phoU gene encoding phosphate signaling complex protein PhoU, translating to MSNEHIVKSFAQELQRLANLITQMGGVAEAQVEAAVQAVVRRDTTIAAQVMQSDLRVDGYERDVDAETLRLLALRQPMASDLREIVSALKIAADLERIGDYAANIAKRSIALAQVPAVRPAAAIPRMGRLVQEIMKDVLDAFIERDVEKAVAARRRDEELDDLYTSLFREVLTYMMEDPRNITPCTHLLFIAKNLERIGDHATNIAETIHFLVIGHPLTTERPKGDESSYAVVTPEPETQD from the coding sequence ATGAGCAACGAGCACATCGTCAAGTCGTTCGCGCAGGAACTGCAGCGGCTGGCGAATCTGATCACGCAGATGGGCGGCGTCGCCGAGGCCCAGGTGGAGGCGGCCGTTCAGGCCGTCGTCCGCCGCGACACGACCATCGCGGCCCAGGTGATGCAGTCCGACCTCCGGGTCGACGGCTACGAGCGGGACGTCGACGCGGAGACGCTCCGCCTGCTGGCCCTGCGCCAGCCCATGGCGTCCGACCTGCGCGAGATCGTGTCGGCGCTGAAGATCGCGGCCGACCTGGAGCGGATCGGCGACTACGCCGCCAACATCGCCAAGCGGTCGATCGCCCTGGCCCAGGTGCCGGCGGTCCGTCCGGCCGCCGCGATCCCCCGCATGGGCCGGCTGGTCCAGGAGATCATGAAGGATGTGCTCGACGCCTTCATCGAGCGCGACGTGGAGAAGGCGGTGGCGGCGCGCCGCCGCGACGAGGAGCTGGACGACCTCTATACCAGCCTGTTCCGCGAGGTCCTGACCTACATGATGGAAGACCCGCGCAACATCACGCCCTGCACGCACCTTCTGTTCATTGCCAAGAACCTGGAACGGATCGGCGACCACGCGACCAACATCGCCGAGACGATCCATTTCCTGGTGATCGGGCACCCGCTGACGACGGAACGCCCCAAGGGTGACGAAAGCAGCTATGCTGTCGTCACCCCCGAGCCGGAAACGCAGGACTAG
- the phoB gene encoding phosphate regulon transcriptional regulator PhoB — protein sequence MNSALKPLVLIVEDEADLVTLLKYNLDKEGFRTLSAGDGEEALLLAAEQTPNIVLLDWMLPLMSGLEVCRQMRRNPKTRDIPIIMLTARGEEADKVRGLNSGADDYIAKPFSPTELVARMRAVLRRASPGLAEEMLRFNDVVMDLAAHRVRRQGRDIHLGPTEFRLLRHFMQHPGRVFSREQLLDLVWGHDVYVEPRTVDVHIRRLRKALNEENDNDLIRTVRSAGYALDVKGGAA from the coding sequence ATGAATTCGGCGCTGAAACCCCTCGTCCTCATCGTCGAGGACGAGGCGGACCTCGTTACGCTCCTCAAGTACAATCTCGACAAGGAGGGCTTCCGCACCCTTTCCGCGGGAGATGGCGAGGAGGCGCTGCTGCTCGCCGCCGAGCAGACGCCCAACATCGTCCTGCTGGACTGGATGCTGCCGCTGATGTCGGGGCTCGAGGTGTGCCGCCAGATGCGGCGCAACCCCAAGACCCGCGACATCCCGATCATCATGCTGACGGCCCGCGGCGAGGAGGCGGACAAGGTCCGCGGCCTCAACTCCGGGGCCGACGACTATATCGCCAAGCCCTTCTCCCCCACCGAGCTGGTCGCCCGGATGCGCGCCGTGCTCCGCCGCGCCAGCCCCGGCTTGGCGGAGGAGATGCTGCGGTTCAACGACGTGGTGATGGATCTGGCGGCCCACCGGGTGCGCCGCCAGGGCCGCGACATCCATCTGGGGCCGACCGAGTTCCGCCTGCTGCGCCACTTCATGCAGCATCCCGGCCGGGTCTTCTCGCGCGAGCAATTGCTCGACCTGGTCTGGGGCCACGACGTCTATGTGGAGCCGCGCACCGTCGACGTGCATATCCGCCGGCTGCGCAAGGCGCTGAACGAGGAAAACGACAACGACCTGATCCGCACCGTCCGCTCGGCGGGCTACGCGCTCGACGTCAAGGGCGGCGCCGCCTGA
- a CDS encoding GNAT family N-acetyltransferase has translation MFPRWEIVRFLADHVPWPYPADGALSHIRDAALPAMARGAEWHWSIRPRAEPDRLIGIVSLMDKLDDNRGLWLDPAWQGRGLMTEASAAVMHFWFETLGRPVLRVQKAEVNLRSCRLSERDGMRLVGIHERGFVSGRFPAGIWEITREEWRRR, from the coding sequence GTGTTCCCCCGGTGGGAGATCGTGCGGTTCCTCGCCGACCATGTGCCATGGCCCTATCCGGCCGACGGCGCCCTCTCCCATATCCGGGACGCAGCACTTCCCGCCATGGCGCGGGGCGCCGAATGGCACTGGTCGATCCGCCCCCGCGCGGAGCCCGACCGGCTGATCGGCATCGTCAGCCTGATGGACAAGCTCGACGATAATCGCGGCCTGTGGCTCGATCCCGCCTGGCAGGGGCGGGGCCTGATGACCGAAGCCAGCGCCGCCGTCATGCATTTCTGGTTCGAAACCCTCGGCCGCCCCGTCCTCCGGGTCCAGAAGGCCGAGGTGAACCTGCGGTCCTGCCGGCTGTCGGAACGCGACGGCATGCGGCTGGTCGGCATCCACGAAAGGGGCTTCGTCTCGGGCCGCTTCCCCGCCGGGATCTGGGAAATAACCCGGGAAGAGTGGCGCCGCCGGTAA
- a CDS encoding DsrE family protein, whose product MSGASTLSLVVFSGGFDRVHYALVMASAAAATNRKATLFFTGRAVLALKAGDGWRGLDPADDGSSPEERNAHFGRSGLAEFEELLEACVALGVTVMVCEMALKAIGLDASALRDDVPVVTGGVVTLLNGAPGDGNMLFV is encoded by the coding sequence ATGAGCGGGGCTTCGACGCTGTCGCTGGTGGTGTTCTCCGGCGGGTTCGACCGGGTCCACTACGCGCTGGTGATGGCGAGCGCCGCGGCGGCGACCAACCGCAAGGCCACCCTGTTCTTCACCGGCCGGGCGGTCCTGGCGTTGAAGGCCGGGGATGGCTGGCGCGGGCTGGACCCTGCCGACGACGGCTCGTCGCCGGAGGAGCGCAACGCCCATTTCGGCCGCAGCGGCCTCGCCGAGTTCGAGGAACTGCTGGAGGCCTGCGTCGCCCTGGGCGTGACCGTGATGGTCTGCGAGATGGCGCTGAAGGCGATCGGCCTGGACGCGTCCGCCCTGCGCGACGACGTGCCGGTGGTGACCGGCGGCGTCGTCACGCTGCTGAACGGGGCTCCCGGCGACGGCAACATGCTGTTCGTCTGA